Within the Musa acuminata AAA Group cultivar baxijiao chromosome BXJ2-9, Cavendish_Baxijiao_AAA, whole genome shotgun sequence genome, the region GTAGTACTGCGGAACTACCAGTAGTTGACCCTGACGGAGCTCGCCATTGAAGACGGTTCGGCCTCGATGTCCCACCACCTGCACCCGGCTGCATCCTCTCAAGGCGTACATTATGCTGTGAGCATTGACATTCCAATGTGGCGACACTATGGCATTCTGCAAGCACACATGATCATcatatttgatcaaaatttttgagACCATAGATGGACGGTTGATGATCATAGATAACGCTTTTATCATACCGGGCGGAGAAGTGCCCTCACGGCACTCATTTGAACGAATCTTAGAATCGGGAGCTTCTGGCTGTTGAGGGTGGTGATCCTTCCAGCGCGCGGATTGAAGTAGTCAGCACGCAAGGGGTCTCCAATGTTCTGCCTTATCTTCATGGTGCAGAAAGCCTCTAATACATTAGATTGACATCCCCTTCCCTCTTGGCATTCTTGTCTCACCTCTCTTTCTCGTACCAGCTGCTCACTCTGCCGTGATGCTTGTAGCACCTGAAGCCCACTCGCGACAAGGACTATCTCACCCCTCCTGTCGTCGGGATTCTGGATTTTTCTCACTAATTCCCTGTCGACACCGAGTGCCTCTGCCAGTGGATCGAGCTCAAAACCGCTGAGCAGGTTGTTTCCCTTTATCTGCTGTAATCTCACTTCTATTTGGGAACCTTGCTCGACTAGTCTCTCCCTCCCAGCAAGTAGAAATTCCTAGCATCATATATTTCTCAATTAAATTACCTTGAAAACTGTGTTGCGTCAGAAAATTAGATGGATGGATTCATTAAGGCTCACCCTATGCTGGCGATCCAATTGATTGGCGCTGCTGCTTGTGTCGAAGGTGGTAATCGCGACGACAGCTACTTCGCCATTGTTGTAGCCCCAATAAGAAACTCCAGCGGGCAACGCGATGATGTCCCCCTCACGGAAGTAGTGGATCCTCTGGTGCTCATCACGGAACCTCTGGCATTCACCTGTCGCCTGCTCCCACTGCTGTTCGGTTTGCTGGAAGGATTGGAACGTCTCTGGGCAGCCAGGGATCACGGTTCCAATGATACCCCTTCCTGCATTCACCATGGATCATCTTGGAGCTTTTACACAAAATATATCCTTATAACTAATGCCATGGAATGGAATCAATATCTTCGAAGAGCACGATGAACGTGCATGAACgaaccttgcatgatgtagacgAGGCGTGGTGCACTAGAAAAGGATGGCAACAGAAGGCCTCTCGGTTGGATGGTACGACGATGCACAGCCACACCCGCACACTGGAGCTGCTCATTGTACTGGTCAAAGTACTCCGTGAAGCCGGCTTCAGAGGACACACGCCGGGTGGCCTCAAGGGCGCTAAGCCTCTCGATTCGGCATTGGCTCACAAAGCCGAGGGGGCGTTCGCACGATTCCCCTATTCCTTGCTGGCCCAAGCCAAGCTGCGCTCGAGAGTTGTGGCAGAGGAGGAGCaagcaaagagagaaagagaggagaatggAGGTTGCCATGCCTTAGTGTTCTGCAGTAGGAACGGGGAGAGAGTGGTGAAGGGGAAGTGCAGATGTGGGAGGGCATTTATAATGGGTTCATATAGAGGGTTGTGTGGAGTTTGGTTGGGAGGTCACGAGGCTTCGCATGGGTTCTCGTGTCGCCGCATGCAAACGACTGGTTTGAAAGGGAAGCACAGATGCATGGGTTTGGTAGGAAGGGGACGATTTCGGTTGAGAGGCCAACTGCATGGTGCGAAGAAAATGTGCAGCAGAGATATCTTACTTGGTTTCTATGCTTCATAGTGTTGTTGATGACGCTATGCTCTTTCTAAGCAACCAAAATGTGGAAATGATTAGTGGAACCTTTCGtttaatctatttctcattagttTATTGCTTAGCTATTCAATATTAATGATTGATCTGAGATCAGAAATACTGTCATTAAGGCCTCGACAATCCATTCGTTTACAGTTAAACCATCTACTACAAACTCAGATGTAG harbors:
- the LOC135624012 gene encoding cocosin 1-like produces the protein LLAGRERLVEQGSQIEVRLQQIKGNNLLSGFELDPLAEALGVDRELVRKIQNPDDRRGEIVLVASGLQVLQASRQSEQLVREREVRQECQEGRGCQSNVLEAFCTMKIRQNIGDPLRADYFNPRAGRITTLNSQKLPILRFVQMSAVRALLRPNAIVSPHWNVNAHSIMYALRGCSRVQVVGHRGRTVFNGELRQGQLLVVPQYYAVTIQAQRESFEWVSVKTNDNAIVNHFAGKTSALRGTPVEVLMNSYRISREEAMQLKFNRGNELALFAPKIEREAIRTSV
- the LOC135623099 gene encoding cocosin 1-like, with translation MATSILLSFSLCLLLLCHNSRAQLGLGQQGIGESCERPLGFVSQCRIERLSALEATRRVSSEAGFTEYFDQYNEQLQCAGVAVHRRTIQPRGLLLPSFSSAPRLVYIMQGRGIIGTVIPGCPETFQSFQQTEQQWEQATGECQRFRDEHQRIHYFREGDIIALPAGVSYWGYNNGEVAVVAITTFDTSSSANQLDRQHRVSLNESIHLIF